TTTGCTACCTCTCCTGTATCTTCCCTGACTTCTATCCTCACGATCTGAGTTGTCATATCTTCTACTGAAACCGCTGTGGTTGTCAACATCCTCACCTGACGCCTCTATCTCACTATCATCATCCCATCTCCTGGAATCTGAGGTCCATTTATTGTGGTTGTTGTTATCTCTCCTGTATCTCCCCTGGTTTCTATCATCAGCATCTGAGTTGTCATAGCTTCTATTGAAACCCCTCCGATCACCCATCTCTTCTCTGTACCGATATTGCAGCCTTGaagtttcttctttctctgctgcctcctcttcctcccatTGCTTCTCTGCTGCACTTTCTATTTCTGCAATGAAGTGGTCAAGCTCCTCCTGCTCGCTATCCTCAGATTGCTGATCATGTGGTTCTTTTATTTCAGTAGTACCAGCAGTAGGTTGTGCATCCCCACGGAAGACATAGGGAGTACCTTGCTGCTCATCTATGGCTCGGAAGAATGTTGAGGCAACTCGCTGGATGCTGGCCATGGCAACTGGGTCCTCTGGGTTGATACCTTTGCGACGAAGTTGTGTCTCTATTTTCTTGATATTTAGTTTCTGCGATTCAAGAGCCTGCTCATATCTAGCCTTGAATAAAGCCTGCAATAAGGATCATGGTAAGCTCCATTACCCGTATTACAAAGCCAACAATATAAACAAAACTATTCAGTTATAAATCCACAAAAAATGGCCATAACCTCAGAGaataatattttatttgggttgAACCATCAGCTTAACGAATCGGGGTTAATCCAAAGGAATTTTCAAATTATATATGTATGATATGCAAAACCCAGAGAATAACAAAAGATGCAGAAGGAGCAAGAAAATGCTAAATGAGAACTACAAATAAGTTGACTGCAAGGCACTGACCTTCCTTTTGGTAAGTGTGTTAAAAGGTATGAGGTTCTTTGGTTGACGGTAGTTTCTTCCTCGAAACATGATAATTGTTTTGGTATTGTGAATGTTAACCACTATGCCACCACTTAATCTTGTCAGCATAGCTGCCATTTCCTTAATTTTTTCCTTCGGGAAGTTGTCACAGCAAACTTGTACTGTCTCATGGAATTTCcaatgcatatgcatgttttGAACAACACCTCCAAAAACTCCACGAACTCCAACAGGGACATAATTTCTATTTCTGAATCCAATCTTCTTGTAAGCCTGTAGTTGTTCAGCTGTTAACAGCTCTGGATCATGGCGAGGAGCTGGTAGGTCTGGTAGCTCATACTTCTTGAGCTTTTGTAGAAGTAAAGCAACTTTTTTCTTGGCCTGGATAAAAGTAACCAGATATAATGTGGTAAGCCAGCAAATCACTATATCAAAAATGATTCTCTGGttcaaataaaatcaagaTTAGAAGACAAGTTTAGTAAAGAGAAACACTCCAAAGATTATAGATGATGTACTTGACTAGATCTCCACAGGGAGTAATAGAATGatttcttcgcaaaaaaagagTAATAGAATGATGAGGTGAAAAATACTTTATCCCTCATCATGTGGGACTGTGCAGAACAAGCACAGAAAAAGAATGACAAAGATGTGTAAAAATCAAATTTCCAATGATAGATCTGGAAAATGTAACTACTTTGAGCAAGTGTCTGATTTCAGAAACTAGATAATCATTTGTTGTAATTCTAAGAACAATAAGTCTATGTCCGAAATTTCAAAAGCAATGTAAGGACTTTTTAGGTTCTAATGTGACTTTTTCATTGCGAGCAGCAATGGtctaatgtactccctctgttcctaaatacttgtcgtggttttagtgcaagtatttaggaacggagggagtacatacatATTCAGGACAAATTTAACAATGTGGGAATTTATCATGGGAAGCGGCGTGCTTCAGTTTTCAAGGCGAGTTAGCTCGTGCGTTTCGATTATAGCTAAGCTAGACTATAGTATCTATTTCAAAATCCCAGCTACTAGGGAAGGAAATGGATTTGAGAATCAGCGGAGACAACCAAATCCCTTCAGTTCAGCAAAGTAAAAACCCCGCAATCTAATTGTAccatcttctttctttgatTCATCATTATGTTAGCAAGTGCCACAATGCAAATGATTTTGTCACCTTACCATTAGCAGTGAAAACACAACCCCCAATCTCTCTCCAAAAATACACTAAGCCAGTCCCACCATATAAAACTACAACAACTGATACCACATATTTTGTTTAGACATCTTCCTGTCAAAAACAGATggaatgcaatgcaatgctaCGTGACCATAATCAAAAGCGGGTTACAGCGAGATGCCGCAAGCACCGGCAATATCATTTCGCCAGCGCCGCAGAGTGGGGGGAAGGAAGGGACGGGGAAATGGAGCTTGGCTTACCCTCCGCATGCTGTGGATGAGCCTCTCGTCGTCGGTCATGAGCTTCTTCCTGAGCTTGACGGCGCGGCGCAGCTCCCGCTGCGTGCGGCCGGTCTCCCTGGCCATCCGCTTCTCCACCTTGCTCCGCATGCTCCTCCCCTTGGTCGTCGACATCAGCCGCCGGCAtacccctcctccgccgccctctACCGCCGGCACCAACGCGCCTGATACCGACGCCGCCTCACCCGCTCCTCCCCTCGCTGCGAACCCCTCGGGGGGGCTAATCGACGGGACACCGCACCACCGGTGgagcgacgacgaggaggctgCCGCCCGCGGGAGGCTTCGGCGGAGGCTCTGCAGAGCCCACATAATCCGGCTGGCAGCGCCGCGACGCGAcgcgcctcccccgccgccggtggtTTTGGGGAGCTTCggaaaggcggcggcggcgaggtgggcggaagaggaggaggaaggttTAGgaaagcggcggcgagggcgataAACCCTGGGTTGGGTTGGGCCGGGCTGGGTTCCGGCTGGAGTTGCAGGCAGCTTCTGCCGTCCGTTGGATGTACTGTGTACCGACGTGGAGGAAGATCCACCGTCGGCTGGCCATAGTTGGGAGCATTATACAGTTTAGCCCTTAAGAGCGTCCCGATTGACTACTTGACCCCTCAAACTAATACAGTACTCCCTAACATCTAGACCTGCTTGGCTTGGAtgagtgatttttttttgttttttgagaatcAGCTTGGACGAGTGATAATACCTACCGCTACCATGGCTACGGTGAGGCACGCCTACGAGTAAGAATCTGGACAAGGTACGGGTACGCTCAGTTTTTGTTACCTCAACTCTATAACAGATTACTTTCAGACTGCTCAACGTTTTTACAACATGAACTGTAGAATGTTGGTTTACAAATTAACACCAAACAGGAGCTGCTCCGGCAGCACCACAGGGTCAAGAGTCAAGACCGGCCTCCACGGCCGCTCTGCACTCCAACACTTCAGGCTCTCAATGGCAAAATTAGTGGTATCTCTGCCATACAGTAACTGATGGGATGCAAAATTAGCGCTATGCCAGCCTTCCCTTCTCTTTCCTAGTAGATGAGATGAGCAGAGCTGGAGCAATACAAGTATCAACATATCTCTCCAGTCTCCACCAGAGTGAACCTTTTTCCGTGCACCGTCTTAAGGACATAATCGTAGCACTACACTACTTGTCGCCGACCAAAATCACCCACTCCTCAAATTGGATGGGCTGCACACTGCCATCTGTTAATTAGAGCCAATAGAACAGACAATAATCTAACACAGTTGTGAGAAAGCACACAGGCAAAGCACCATATTGTTCGCAAACTGCAGGCTAGTGCTCTAATCTGTAATTCAGATGCCAAACATCATTCCATTAATGCGATTTTTTGTAATGTGAAAAGCACCCTGCCTTGTACAAGTAATAGTAAGAAAAATTCACGTCTAGATTCCGAGTTTCCGAATTCCATACTACACAGTTTCTGCAAGTGCACTTGACTGATGCATATCTGTTTCGTACTCCAGGAGAACTGCTGCCCGAGGTCACAACGCACCAATGAAATAAGCTACTTCCGCATCGAGCCGTTCTTGGTAACTGAGCAGCAAAGTATCTCATGAGTTACCAGCGCAAAGTCACAACAAGCAAATTTCAGCAAGTTCATGGCGCAAATAGCAGTAACTTCACAATTAAACTCTAGCTCAGAATTATGTCCTCAAAGCCCACCAAAGATGATCGGACGATTCATGAAACAATCCTGGCATGATGTTACGTTTTTTCTCGTTCAGAATTAACCAGCATTGGTTGTTCTGCATGAGCAGATTCCTCCATCTACGATGCAATGTCGCAGTTAAGAGCTAAGAGTTGTCTATTTGGACCATGTGCAGTACAATTTGTAGACCATGAAGGTGCAAACACAGTCTCAGACAATGGAGTAGACGGAATAGCAGGTATATAAACCACATAATATTCAGGAGATAAATTGCAACATGGTGGCTTGAACTTGTAGCGAAGTAGTACCACCTAGGTTCTCACAATTGGAACTGGAGTTCCTAAAATTGCAAAAACTTGTCAGTGTCAGTCATTTCAGCTTCTGACTTTGCCAAAGCGCTAACGTTGCACTCAAATAAAGGAATGGTGATTATGCTGCTCACGTATGACCATGACCCAAAATTTCCAACATGGTCAACCAAGTGTGCAACCAATACTGATTAAACTGACATGTCAATGTCACCACTTTATCTAATTAAAGTAATGGCATATTCAAATTGGCAGTGACCTAAGTGACACAATTTGCAATAAAACAGCCAAGCATGTGGCTTGGTTTCAAGATTAGGGACAAAAACAATTACCAGGTCTAGGGACCACGAGAAAACACTTCAATGAGTTTTAGGGGCCTATGATATAATTTAATCCAAATTCAGGCTACAGAGACAAAAGCACTACCCTTCTTTAGCGAGAGAGTATACTTTGGAACTAAGACTGAGGCACAGAAGTATCCAAAGTAATATTGATCTCCCATTTCCCGTCACAAGCTTTGAGAGATGCGATGGAGCGATGCAACTTCAATCAAGATGCCCCTCAACTAGAGTGAACATTTTCCGTGCACTGTATTCAGGACAGAATTGTGACATTACACTGCTCGTCGCCCAACCCAGTCATTCCCGTCTACATTTCACAAAATATGGAATCAATCATAGAGAGCAGCCCTTGGGACGGGAGGGGTTGCTGGCACAGGGGCACACCGCCATCTGTTAATTAGGTCCAATAGAACAGACCATAAGCTAAACACATATGAGAAAGCACACAGGCAAGCACCATATTGTTCGGAAACTGCACACTAGTGCTCTTAACTACACCCAGTGTTGCCTAACTGTGAAATAGATGCATCTCACTGAGCAATCGATCAGGTCAGCAATTCTACAAGAATCTACAGCGAGTCAGTAAGGAAAGTTAATGCTAGAACGAAGAAAAAATGGTAGGGAGTGACAAAGGAGGCAGCTGACAGGAGGGAAATTAGGAACAAGGCATAATGCAACTTGATATATATGATGTATATTTCCAATTATATAGACTAGAAAGAGTTAACAGCGAataagatgaaaaaaaaaacagtagatGTATCTCAGCAGACCTAATAGAACAATTACCTTATGTTTGGTTCAACATTTTATCTAGCAATGCCCCTGTCCACAAGTAAAAGAAGTCCAGTAAACCAATGGGAATTCAATCAAAGAGGGAAAgggagaaggaaggagaaaCTTAGACAAGAAAGTGCAAACCGTGAGACGAAACAACAGCAATAGGCAATATTTAGAAGAGATAACAAAACAACATCTACTGCCAGAGAGAATGGATATTTCTCAGAATTGTATGCTCACAAGTCACTACCTCATAATAATGAAGAGCATGAACACTCGGACTATTTATTTTAGCTTAGGTTAAAACATTTCATGGAGAATTAGTATCGGTTTTCTAGGGCACATATAGCCGAGATAttaaaatatgctcaatacaacaaaatcacaaaaatgTGGTCACGACTTCCAGAATACAATGAATTTATCCATTTGAGGTACAAACGAATTCATCAGCATACAATGAATGCATCCATTTGTGGTACAGACGAACTCGTCAGAACACGACTAATGCATCCATTTGTGGTACAAACGAACTCGTCACTAGCAGCAACTCTTTGTTCTTAAACACATGGTACAAACGATAATAATCATATTGTCGTTAAACGACTGACAATTTCCAATCATTGCAAATCTCATAATGGAAAGATTTGTACCATGG
The Brachypodium distachyon strain Bd21 chromosome 2, Brachypodium_distachyon_v3.0, whole genome shotgun sequence genome window above contains:
- the LOC100832553 gene encoding CRM-domain containing factor CFM3, chloroplastic/mitochondrial gives rise to the protein MWALQSLRRSLPRAAASSSSLHRWCGVPSISPPEGFAARGGAGEAASVSGALVPAVEGGGGGVCRRLMSTTKGRSMRSKVEKRMARETGRTQRELRRAVKLRKKLMTDDERLIHSMRRAKKKVALLLQKLKKYELPDLPAPRHDPELLTAEQLQAYKKIGFRNRNYVPVGVRGVFGGVVQNMHMHWKFHETVQVCCDNFPKEKIKEMAAMLTRLSGGIVVNIHNTKTIIMFRGRNYRQPKNLIPFNTLTKRKALFKARYEQALESQKLNIKKIETQLRRKGINPEDPVAMASIQRVASTFFRAIDEQQGTPYVFRGDAQPTAGTTEIKEPHDQQSEDSEQEELDHFIAEIESAAEKQWEEEEAAEKEETSRLQYRYREEMGDRRGFNRSYDNSDADDRNQGRYRRDNNNHNKWTSDSRRWDDDSEIEASGEDVDNHSGFSRRYDNSDREDRSQGRYRRGSKNIKRTTDSRRSDDESEASGEDWDSDDGRDGVVGFDNARDTPDEHPRRFESMRHERSRSTHRQNYMPGASRNSSRTLKNSVSVSDDSGDDHSDTEDDEVWGSDYKEGTNSRDPKVIFPNYHSGSEEDTDDNWKHGGKPGQIKKNTDEDWDSD